CCCGTCCACTTCCGTAACTCAATCATTCCAAAGTCCAAACAATAACCTTATGTGGCAGCCAGTCATCATTCGCCCTACGGTCTGGACAATACGCTGCAAAATTTTCGCCTGATGACGCAAGAAAACATACAATATAGCATGACTATTGATGCAAATGAGGCAATAGAAAACGTCAACTTTCCTTCACTACAAGAAGGAATTAAGAAACTCAGATCACCTTATTGAGCCCGGATGTGACGTGACGCCATACCCCCAGATCTTGCGATTTTCCTGCTGTCTATACCTAGGctggcctttttttttttttttaaactCGCCCCGAGACCCTGGCAAAAGGTGGCCTACTCCGTATTATTCCCCGCACGCTAAGAACCCCCCTAAGAGGTTAACAACAAGCTGAACCTGATGTTTTCGACTTTTCGAGTCAGGAAGTGGAGGTAGACTTGCGTCGTGCCCGCGATGGCCGTCGATCGGGATCTACATACTAAATTAGTCAACTTAGCTGTTTTCTTTGTGCCGTGGGCTCCGTCACAGGCTACACCGTACAGCTTCAAAAATCAAAAGCCATAAGCCAGACTCATACCCGTAATAACTAATAGGCGCATATGATTAAGAGCTAAAGGTGAGTTGCTAGACCAGGCCACCCACCGCTTGGCCCACATTAGGTAATGCTCTTTGTGCAGGGGCAAATGGCTATCAGTGTTAGCCTTTATCCTAAGTAGGTAAGTGGTTCCGCAAAGTTGGATGTATCCGGGAAAGTAAGTTGTAGAATTTATCCTAAAGGGTATCATAGCGGTATTGTACATAAATAAAGGCCAAGAATGAGAAGCGCCCGGCTATCATTTGTCGATATCCATGGCATCGCTGGCGCCAACTGTAACAGGTGCTGGCGCAGCAGGTGTGGCCACAGGTgtggtcgtggtcgtggcCGCGGCTGGAGTTGAGTTATTGGGGCCAGCCGTCTTTGCGGCCTCTCCATCCTTACTTGGGGATTTGGACTCATCGACTGTGCCGTTAGGCTTTGGGCTGCTCTCTTTCGGGGCACTGGGATCTAGGAACCTTGCAGGTACGCCGCGCGCGGCGATACCAGCGGGTCCAACGTAGCACCCAAGCATAGGGCTCCAGGAATACTTTTGAGCAGCTGTATGGCGAATTTCGTGGTATGCATAGGAGTTTGCGAATGGGAGGGATGTATCTGGGTCTCGGTAGCGTGATGGAAGTGACGTGATAACACAAAGTGAGGACGATATTTCTATGACAAATCAGTAATTGACGCAAagttaaaaaagaaaggatcACGAGGGAGAGAGATTTCCACGTACTTGTAAGCCTAGGTGGTTTCTTTGCATTGAAGTAGATGCTGAAGTCTCCACTCTGGGCAGTTTTGTCGTCAAAATTCTCCAGCACAGTCAGGAATCTTCCGGTGTGTTCGATGACCGCGGGGGCAGCCGCAGGTGGCTGTGAATCTGCAGTTGTCGCATTTGGCTCGTCTATATGGATATCAGGTTGTTGTTCAATTGCCGCTGGGACCTGTGGGCTCTCTTTCCGTGTCCCGCCCGGTTGATCAAGGCCGGGGCCACTGGAAACCGGCAGCTCTGAAGCAGGGTCGGATGTCGATTGCACGCCAGGTATTGTCTGAGTGGTTTTTAGTGGCTCCGGAGTTGACACTTGAGCGACATCGCTGTGCTTCTCTTCTGACTTAAGTGATGATTCGGCGTCAGGAGCCTGATCATTTTCCTCTGTCGTGACTTCATCAGTTTGTGATGTTGAGTTTGGTGCTGCCGGACGGTCTGGTGTCTCTTCTGCCGTCCCTTTTGTTGCCCCACTATTAGATGCTTTTGCTAGTTGTTCACTAGAAACCCGCGCATCTCCGTTTACTTCCGCGTTCTCTTTTGGCACACTAGCAGCTGCGTCTGCCTCTGGAAATGcgctgggggtggaggcTGGTAACTGGTCTTCCGATGCTCCCTTCGTAGGGCTGATAGGTTGGGTAGAGGTTATCGAAGCTTCGTTTTTGGTCTCAGAGTGGTTCTCCTCCAACGCCGGATCAATAACCACGCTGGTACCAGTGGTTGTTTGTTGAGCAGGTTGAGTAGATTGCGTAGGTTGGTCTTGTTTAGCGTCGGTGGTGGGCTGCGTGGGGTTTTCGGACGGATTGATAGGGACTATAGCCTGTGATACCCCAGGTTCAGTGGCAGTATTGCTCACTGGTTGCTCCGTGACACTCTTCCCTTCTTTATCCgccttcttgctcttcttccgcccaCTGTCGTCTTTCTCTGGCTTTGGCGTGATCGCTACTTTCCCAACTTGCGTTAACCGTCCGTCGGCCCAGGTCGCGACACCACTCCAGTAAGATATAACAGGACCTTCGAGGCGGCGATTCTGCAATGCTTCAATCTTCGCTCGCCTTTCCTCTGccttccttttctccatctcctcccaaCGATTGAGGCTTTTGCTGTTGTGTTTTTCCACTCTTTCGGCTTCTACGAGACGCTCAGCCTGCGTCATCGATTTCGGCTTGTGCTTTGCCTTCCGCTTGGCTGCTTCCTCCATCGTGGCAATTAAACGAACACGCTTTTCCTCGCTATCCTTTAACCGAGCATGCGTGAGTTCTTTATTTTGCATGGTTTGCCGACGAGAGGATGATCGTGTAGGTCCTTCATCAACTGTAGGAATCCATGAAACTCGTTCCGACTTCTTCctttggcgaggaggagcccCCGTTGGCACCTTCGGCGCGGCGGTTGGGTCGATTTTCACCTTTTTGCTTGTAATCCTATACCGAAGGTCTTCTTGggctctctttttcttcttctcctccttttcttccttctgaATTTGTTGTTCTCCCTCGAAGTCGTCCGCCTGAGCGTTCGGTCCttgatcatcgtcatcggAAGAGGACTCAAGTCCCatatcatcctcttcgccgcccACTTCTGCTATATCCGCTGCAAACtcattatcatcatccacctcTTCGAATAATAGCGCCAGTTCATCATCCGCCTCAGCGTCTAAGAGGGCGGACATCTGCCGTCCAGCTGTGCTCCGCTTTTCGCGTCCCTTGATGAGCGATTCCACAggaacctcctcctcctcctcctcggaagaggaagaagacataTCTTCATAGTGTGACATTTTCGATTATCCGGTCAAAAAGATGTTGAGCGCTTTATGTAATTAATTAATCGTTCGATAGTTCGCGCAATCAGTAAGACGCGTTTATAAGATGCGTGAAGGGCTAAACAGCCGCCCTAACTCCATCCAAGACGTCGCTGAGAACTGAAAGATgtaaagaataaatattataagcATATAATGTAGGACTGCTAATTGGTAATATAATGATTTGAGAAGAAGGGTGCCACTATGAACACTCGTCGCCGATGGAAGCTCTGAAGGCGGTAAGTTAAGTTAGAACTAGAAAAGTTGACAGATTACTAAGTGGCGGTCTAAATCAGGTCTTCGAAACCtttatgcctgaggcagtaAATTTGATACCTTAACTATCTCTTTGCTGCTGTCTTGGCCAAGAGTGCCCGGAGAATTCGGGGCACCACCAATCCACGTTCAATTTTTCTTGGGACTTGGGAGTGATCTCTGATGTGATGGGCGTCCCAATATTACGACAGCCTTGTCTCCTTGCGTTAGGGGCCGGCATATTCCGAGGATGCCTTGATGAAGGGGCCACAAGCACAAACTCCTTCTTGCCTCCTTACTGATGTCAAGTCGTAAAAGATAGACAAAACTATAACTCTCGTGAAAAGTGTTCATCTATAGTACTGTTTAAAAGGATCCATCGTGTTTGACCGTCTCTACTGCGACCTGTTCGGTTCCATCTCGGCCTTTTCCGTGGCGGACGCAGAACTTCATCAGGGCGTTGGAATGCGGGGTCGAAGATGTTTCAAGAGTGTCAAGCATCCAAACGGGGCCGAGTTTTCAGATCCCTCCCTGTTTCAGAATTCGTACGGTGGTTCAGCCCGTGATTGGCAGGTTGGCACATCATCGACTTGCCAACGGTGTCAGAAAGGGGCTGCTCGTTCCTGAGAAGGGCTGTAGTTCGAAAGCCCCTGTCACATTAAGCCTGTGTTCCATACTCCTGCTCACAGAGGAAGGAAGGCCGGTAAGGGGACTTCGGTCACCTCGAGTGTGCCCATCGGATTAATCAACGAGGGGCAGATCGCTCCTAGGCGCAAAGTTGAGAAACGCCATTGTTCGAGGCACCGAAATAAACTCCAGAGACATCTCTGGATCCTCACCTGAAACGCCCCATAGCCGCACAGGATCCAGGGTTTGAGAGACAGGAGGTGATTCATTGATGCGATCTAGTAAATTCATCGAAAGGGTGAATATGGACGAAAAGATGAGACGAGCAAAAGCAACGGTATCAGCTCGCAAGTAAAAAAGCCCGAGTTGAATAAAACCACAGCCATCCTGGCAGTTCCATTATATGCATGGTCGCAGAGCGCAGACGCACGCAAACAAAATCAACCACCAGTAGCACTGCCCTTGATTCATTTCAGCCCGCGAGAGCTTCAGAATAATCAATCGTGAATACAGTGAACACAGAGTAATCTCGACAAAGGACGAGTCTTCGTTCACATTTGACCACATTTGACGACGGAACGGGCCAACCACAGGGCGTGAAGCAGCCGGGAGCTCCAAACTCCAAGTGCCCTGCTACcacagccagccagcctACCGCAGCCCGCAACCGCCTACTCGAAAGTCTTTTCCTCTGTCCCTTCCGACTCCTCTGTGATCTCCCAGCATCATCCGTTCCTCCTGCTCTCACCTCTCCtgttcttctctccctttcttATCCAACTCTtcgtctttcttctctctcctaATTCTT
This is a stretch of genomic DNA from Aspergillus puulaauensis MK2 DNA, chromosome 8, nearly complete sequence. It encodes these proteins:
- a CDS encoding putative signal transducer (COG:S;~EggNog:ENOG410PM2F;~InterPro:IPR013272,IPR008895;~PFAM:PF05764,PF08265;~go_component: GO:0005634 - nucleus [Evidence IEA];~go_process: GO:0006338 - chromatin remodeling [Evidence IEA];~go_process: GO:0006355 - regulation of transcription, DNA-templated [Evidence IEA];~go_process: GO:0043486 - histone exchange [Evidence IEA]), whose protein sequence is MSHYEDMSSSSSEEEEEEVPVESLIKGREKRSTAGRQMSALLDAEADDELALLFEEVDDDNEFAADIAEVGGEEDDMGLESSSDDDDQGPNAQADDFEGEQQIQKEEKEEKKKKRAQEDLRYRITSKKVKIDPTAAPKVPTGAPPRQRKKSERVSWIPTVDEGPTRSSSRRQTMQNKELTHARLKDSEEKRVRLIATMEEAAKRKAKHKPKSMTQAERLVEAERVEKHNSKSLNRWEEMEKRKAEERRAKIEALQNRRLEGPVISYWSGVATWADGRLTQVGKVAITPKPEKDDSGRKKSKKADKEGKSVTEQPVSNTATEPGVSQAIVPINPSENPTQPTTDAKQDQPTQSTQPAQQTTTGTSVVIDPALEENHSETKNEASITSTQPISPTKGASEDQLPASTPSAFPEADAAASVPKENAEVNGDARVSSEQLAKASNSGATKGTAEETPDRPAAPNSTSQTDEVTTEENDQAPDAESSLKSEEKHSDVAQVSTPEPLKTTQTIPGVQSTSDPASELPVSSGPGLDQPGGTRKESPQVPAAIEQQPDIHIDEPNATTADSQPPAAAPAVIEHTGRFLTVLENFDDKTAQSGDFSIYFNAKKPPRLTKISSSLCVITSLPSRYRDPDTSLPFANSYAYHEIRHTAAQKYSWSPMLGCYVGPAGIAARGVPARFLDPSAPKESSPKPNGTVDESKSPSKDGEAAKTAGPNNSTPAAATTTTTPVATPAAPAPVTVGASDAMDIDK